In a genomic window of Aggregatimonas sangjinii:
- a CDS encoding Kelch repeat-containing protein: MKTKNFFFLLHLLILFQCVRSQKTNDSGHWETISSETAPIARHECSFVAVDNNFYLLGGRGIKPVSIYNTETNSWTEGKAPPIEIHHFQAVSYHGNIYVFGAMSGKYPYEKPLKNILIYKPQENVWEIGAEIPEHRRRGSAGVVVHNDEAYMISGIVDGHNSTHVAWVDSYDFETMEWKELADAPRPRDHFHAVLNDGEIYVAGGRNSSYATKQTFDLTIPEVDVYTIATNSWRTLPAKNNLPTMRAGTSAIFLGDDLIVIGGESMAQKEAHDTIEAYNVPSKTWRNLENLNRGRHGSQAIIYKNKIYIAAGSGNRGGKPELDDMEVFQIIEK; the protein is encoded by the coding sequence ATGAAGACAAAGAATTTCTTTTTCTTACTCCATCTTCTGATTTTATTTCAATGCGTTCGTTCGCAGAAGACCAATGATTCAGGCCATTGGGAAACTATTTCATCCGAAACCGCGCCCATCGCAAGACACGAATGCAGTTTTGTAGCGGTCGATAATAACTTTTATTTATTGGGAGGTCGCGGTATTAAGCCAGTCTCAATCTACAACACTGAAACGAATTCATGGACGGAGGGTAAAGCACCACCCATAGAAATCCATCATTTTCAGGCAGTATCCTACCATGGGAATATTTACGTTTTCGGGGCCATGAGTGGAAAGTATCCCTATGAGAAACCCTTGAAAAACATCCTCATTTATAAACCCCAAGAAAATGTATGGGAAATCGGAGCTGAAATTCCGGAACATAGGCGACGTGGTTCCGCAGGTGTTGTAGTTCATAATGACGAGGCTTACATGATCAGCGGTATTGTGGATGGGCATAATAGTACACACGTGGCATGGGTAGACAGCTATGATTTCGAAACCATGGAATGGAAAGAACTTGCCGATGCTCCCAGACCAAGAGACCATTTTCATGCGGTGCTCAATGATGGCGAGATATATGTGGCTGGGGGCAGGAATTCATCGTATGCGACAAAGCAAACGTTTGATCTTACCATTCCGGAAGTCGATGTGTATACGATTGCAACGAACAGCTGGCGAACGTTACCTGCCAAAAACAACCTGCCGACCATGAGAGCGGGAACTTCCGCAATTTTTTTAGGGGATGATTTAATCGTGATCGGAGGCGAGAGTATGGCACAAAAAGAAGCACACGACACGATTGAAGCCTATAATGTACCGTCTAAAACTTGGCGGAATTTGGAAAATTTGAATAGGGGTCGACATGGTTCACAGGCGATAATTTACAAGAACAAAATTTATATCGCGGCAGGAAGCGGTAATCGTGGGGGAAAACCCGAGCTCGATGATATGGAAGTTTTTCAGATTATCGAAAAATAA
- a CDS encoding glycoside hydrolase family 78 protein has product MKRAIRFGFLMLCLALTASFSLKIDKVVNLVCEYHENPIGIDVEKPRLGWQLISDDENVMQTAYEIRVADSEKELQNDKALIWSTGKVESDRSVNVAYEGPALKSMQRVYWQVRVWDNTNKVSSWSTPAFWEMGLLENTLWKASYIAMNDITTEKESHPSQYFRKEFQAKKPIQSARVYVTSLGVYELLLNGKKVGNDLFTPGYTSYDHRLQYQTYDVTDMLQENNAIGAIVGDGWYRGNIGWKGDYAYYGKQLALLAQLKIDYQDGSSETIVSDDGWKASYGPILESDMYNGEKYDARLEMDGWSSFGFDESKWTQVQILDHPTDILVAPQGLPVRAIEEIKPKKIITTPKGEIVLDLGQNIVGWARMRVQGEKGDKVTLKFAEVLDKDGNFYTTNLRAAEATDTYTLKGEGEEIFEPHFTSHGFRFIQVIDYPGTLDLDAITGIVVHSDMDPTGSFTTSDPMINQLQNNIRWSQKDNFLDIPTDCPQRDERAGWTGDAQVFSMTAAYNFDVASFYTKWLKDLAADQHENGLVPNVIPDILSESKGAAAQGGATGWADAAVIIPWTVYQTYGDERILKEQYDSMKGWVDYMAEESGEDYLWNNNKHWHWGDWLAYDANNPAYNGSVTEKDLIATAYAYYSTTLMGKIAGILEKTEDAVSYDALAENIKKAFIKEYITPNGRLVSHTQTAYALALSFGLIPEELIEKSAAFFTQDVERFGHLTTGFLGTPLLCSTLSDIGRDDLAFMLLNRKEFPSWLYPVTQGATTIWERWDTQKPDGTIIEGMNSFNHYAYGAIGEWLYNYVGGLSIDPENPGYKHILFHPHPGGGLTSASAEFQSLYGKIKSSWEINGSDFSYEVVIPANTTATVTLPEAKTNTVLVNGRKPKSDLQKKLKQTADGVQLELGSGTYRFTYPSGKLKS; this is encoded by the coding sequence ATGAAAAGAGCAATACGATTCGGATTCCTAATGTTGTGCCTGGCACTAACGGCATCATTCTCCCTAAAAATTGATAAAGTCGTCAATCTGGTATGTGAATATCATGAAAACCCCATCGGTATCGATGTCGAAAAACCACGGCTCGGTTGGCAACTCATTTCAGATGATGAAAATGTAATGCAAACGGCTTATGAAATTCGGGTGGCCGATTCCGAAAAAGAGCTGCAAAACGATAAGGCGCTGATTTGGTCTACAGGAAAAGTAGAAAGCGACCGATCGGTCAATGTGGCATATGAAGGCCCCGCCCTTAAGTCAATGCAACGCGTGTATTGGCAAGTACGGGTGTGGGACAATACGAACAAGGTCTCTTCATGGAGTACGCCTGCCTTTTGGGAAATGGGTCTTCTGGAGAACACGTTATGGAAGGCTTCCTACATCGCTATGAATGATATAACTACGGAGAAAGAATCACACCCCTCCCAGTATTTCAGAAAGGAATTTCAGGCGAAAAAGCCAATCCAATCCGCAAGGGTATATGTGACCTCATTGGGCGTTTACGAACTCCTGCTCAACGGAAAGAAAGTAGGAAATGACCTGTTTACCCCTGGCTACACTAGTTACGATCACCGTCTACAATACCAAACCTACGATGTTACCGACATGCTACAGGAGAATAATGCCATTGGCGCTATCGTTGGCGATGGTTGGTATCGTGGTAATATCGGTTGGAAAGGCGATTATGCCTACTATGGAAAGCAACTGGCCCTACTGGCGCAGCTAAAAATCGATTACCAAGACGGTTCAAGTGAGACCATTGTAAGCGACGACGGTTGGAAAGCTTCCTATGGCCCGATTTTGGAGTCCGATATGTACAATGGTGAAAAATACGATGCCCGTTTAGAAATGGATGGCTGGTCCAGTTTCGGATTTGATGAGAGTAAATGGACACAGGTTCAAATTCTTGATCACCCAACGGATATTTTGGTCGCACCTCAGGGTCTACCCGTTCGGGCAATCGAGGAAATCAAACCTAAAAAAATAATTACAACACCGAAAGGAGAAATCGTTTTGGATCTCGGACAAAATATTGTCGGGTGGGCGCGCATGCGCGTACAAGGTGAAAAAGGGGATAAAGTTACCTTGAAATTTGCTGAGGTACTGGATAAGGATGGCAATTTTTATACCACCAACCTCCGCGCTGCGGAGGCAACGGATACCTACACCTTAAAGGGAGAGGGGGAAGAAATCTTTGAACCGCATTTTACCTCCCACGGGTTTCGTTTTATCCAGGTAATCGATTATCCCGGAACTTTGGATCTCGATGCGATTACAGGCATTGTCGTACATTCCGATATGGACCCGACAGGCTCGTTTACCACTTCCGACCCTATGATCAATCAACTGCAAAATAATATACGATGGAGCCAAAAGGATAATTTTCTGGATATTCCCACAGACTGCCCACAACGCGATGAGCGTGCCGGATGGACCGGCGATGCCCAAGTATTCAGTATGACAGCGGCATATAATTTCGATGTGGCCTCATTCTACACCAAATGGCTCAAGGATCTGGCCGCGGACCAGCACGAAAACGGATTGGTCCCCAATGTAATCCCGGATATATTGAGCGAAAGTAAGGGTGCGGCTGCACAAGGTGGTGCCACAGGTTGGGCAGATGCTGCGGTCATTATACCTTGGACGGTTTACCAAACCTATGGTGATGAGCGTATCCTGAAAGAACAATACGATAGTATGAAGGGCTGGGTAGACTATATGGCGGAAGAATCCGGTGAGGATTATCTATGGAATAATAACAAGCATTGGCATTGGGGCGATTGGCTTGCTTATGATGCCAACAATCCTGCGTATAATGGTTCTGTTACCGAAAAAGATTTGATTGCCACGGCCTACGCCTACTATTCTACAACCTTGATGGGTAAAATAGCAGGTATTCTTGAGAAGACAGAAGATGCTGTCAGCTATGACGCTTTGGCCGAAAACATCAAAAAAGCATTTATTAAAGAATATATAACCCCCAACGGTCGTTTGGTTTCACACACACAGACCGCCTATGCCTTAGCACTTTCATTTGGCCTCATTCCAGAGGAGCTGATCGAAAAATCGGCGGCCTTTTTTACTCAGGATGTGGAAAGGTTCGGACATTTGACCACCGGCTTTTTGGGTACTCCCTTGCTCTGTAGCACCCTTTCCGACATCGGGCGTGACGATTTGGCATTTATGCTATTGAACCGTAAAGAATTCCCCTCTTGGCTGTATCCGGTTACGCAAGGCGCTACGACGATTTGGGAACGCTGGGACACCCAAAAACCCGACGGAACGATTATTGAAGGGATGAATAGCTTCAACCACTACGCATACGGTGCCATCGGGGAATGGCTCTATAACTATGTTGGTGGACTAAGTATAGATCCCGAAAATCCGGGCTATAAGCACATCCTTTTTCATCCCCATCCTGGTGGAGGATTGACTTCGGCCAGTGCGGAATTTCAATCCTTATACGGAAAAATTAAATCGAGTTGGGAGATCAATGGCTCCGATTTTAGCTATGAAGTTGTAATCCCCGCGAATACGACGGCCACAGTTACGTTGCCGGAAGCTAAAACAAATACGGTTTTGGTAAATGGTCGAAAGCCGAAATCCGATTTGCAAAAAAAGTTGAAGCAAACGGCGGATGGCGTGCAATTAGAATTGGGGTCTGGAACATATCGATTTACCTATCCATCCGGAAAGCTAAAATCGTAA
- a CDS encoding sulfatase-like hydrolase/transferase gives MFNSILILRKLAIFSICCLVLLSCQTQTKSSGLEKNKAVEENLPQRPNILWFVTEDMGDYIPPFGDSIITTPNLSRLAREGVRYPNLFSTSGVCAPSRAAIITGMYPSSIGANHMRTTSYTEVTGLPSYGAVPPPETRMVSELLRRNGYYCSNNYKEDYQFKAPETAWDESNPFAHWRNRSEGQPFFSVFNFSETHESGLFEPYGHRKMETRYYHAGDSIYKPGSGRMTEQETTVHLPKDTEFDIPPYLQDTETVRRDMWKMYNNIAEMDKQIGAVLKQLEEDGLLENTVIFFYGDHGGPLPRQKRLIYDSGLNTPMIIRFPNKLHAETIDDELISFIDFAPTLLSLIGVTPPDYMQGKAFLGDFKAEKERKYIHAAADRFDAITDVIRAVRDKRFKYIRNYRPEQRYYLPVEYRERIPTMKELLQLQNEGKLNAIQSQWFRENKDSEELFDCLADPHELNNLVENTDYKGKLEELRTEMDRWLTAINDQPNLPERELITRLWNGEQTQPETSKPTVTASEGNITLSCDTKGASIGYKIVSKNGKVPKAWSIYQGPFMLPEGTKLVAQAYRIGFKPSEVVQKM, from the coding sequence ATGTTCAACTCGATCCTCATATTGAGAAAGCTCGCAATTTTCAGCATATGCTGCCTTGTGCTGCTAAGCTGTCAAACCCAAACCAAGAGTTCTGGCCTTGAGAAGAACAAGGCAGTGGAGGAAAATTTACCCCAGCGCCCAAATATTCTATGGTTCGTAACAGAGGATATGGGAGACTATATCCCTCCTTTTGGAGATTCTATCATTACTACTCCTAATTTGAGTCGATTGGCGCGCGAGGGCGTTCGCTATCCCAATTTATTTTCAACTTCCGGGGTTTGTGCCCCAAGTAGAGCGGCTATTATTACGGGCATGTACCCGTCTAGTATCGGCGCCAATCATATGCGTACTACTTCCTATACCGAGGTAACGGGCCTACCCTCTTATGGTGCCGTTCCGCCGCCGGAAACACGTATGGTCAGTGAGTTACTTCGAAGGAACGGATACTACTGTTCCAATAACTATAAAGAGGACTATCAATTTAAAGCGCCGGAAACGGCATGGGACGAAAGCAACCCTTTTGCCCACTGGCGTAACCGAAGCGAAGGCCAACCATTTTTTTCGGTCTTTAATTTTAGTGAAACTCATGAGTCAGGACTTTTCGAGCCCTATGGCCACAGAAAGATGGAAACAAGGTACTATCATGCAGGCGATAGCATATACAAACCTGGTTCTGGGCGAATGACCGAACAGGAAACAACTGTGCACCTGCCCAAGGATACCGAATTTGACATACCCCCCTACCTCCAGGATACCGAAACAGTGCGACGGGATATGTGGAAAATGTATAATAATATTGCTGAAATGGATAAGCAAATAGGAGCCGTTCTAAAACAGTTAGAAGAGGATGGACTTTTAGAGAACACTGTAATTTTCTTCTATGGAGATCACGGCGGACCGTTACCCAGACAGAAACGTCTGATCTATGATTCGGGCCTGAATACCCCAATGATCATTCGATTCCCCAACAAGCTGCACGCCGAGACGATTGATGATGAACTGATCAGTTTTATCGATTTTGCCCCTACCCTGCTCTCCCTAATCGGAGTAACACCTCCAGATTATATGCAAGGCAAGGCTTTCTTGGGGGATTTTAAGGCCGAAAAGGAGCGAAAATATATTCATGCCGCCGCAGATCGGTTTGATGCTATTACAGATGTCATCCGTGCAGTTCGTGATAAACGCTTCAAATATATTCGTAACTATAGACCGGAACAGAGATACTATTTGCCCGTCGAGTACCGAGAAAGAATACCAACGATGAAGGAATTGTTGCAATTACAAAATGAAGGCAAATTGAACGCCATACAATCACAGTGGTTCCGGGAAAACAAAGACTCCGAAGAATTATTCGACTGTTTGGCCGATCCACATGAGTTGAACAATCTAGTCGAAAACACCGATTACAAGGGAAAATTGGAAGAATTACGTACCGAAATGGACAGATGGCTTACGGCGATCAACGACCAGCCCAACCTGCCTGAAAGAGAATTGATCACCCGATTGTGGAATGGTGAACAAACCCAACCCGAAACCTCAAAACCTACTGTAACGGCCTCCGAAGGTAATATTACACTGAGTTGCGATACGAAAGGCGCTTCCATAGGATATAAGATCGTATCTAAAAACGGAAAAGTCCCAAAGGCGTGGTCAATCTATCAAGGACCTTTTATGTTACCGGAAGGGACGAAATTAGTGGCGCAGGCCTATAGGATTGGATTTAAGCCCAGTGAAGTCGTTCAAAAAATGTAG